In the genome of Synergistes jonesii, one region contains:
- a CDS encoding SDR family oxidoreductase, with translation MQQQRRRNKKIFLPFAPRDISRLLPLLEGGDIFFTEREEGSGALEGAPGGAFSCVGKCVAVAFTLEAIAPAVVACAEALGGIDRLVFAPGLSAHGRLLLDLSYDELTEHTAAINALFALCGCALPYMLGRGDAEIIIALPHEEENCISRIYRAATRAAAESLGEELVGCGVNVRLIGAGL, from the coding sequence ATGCAGCAGCAAAGAAGAAGAAATAAAAAAATATTCCTGCCCTTCGCCCCGCGGGACATTTCCAGGCTCTTGCCCCTGCTGGAGGGCGGGGATATCTTTTTCACGGAAAGGGAAGAAGGAAGCGGCGCGCTTGAGGGCGCGCCCGGCGGCGCTTTCAGCTGCGTGGGGAAATGCGTCGCCGTCGCTTTTACGCTCGAAGCGATCGCGCCCGCCGTCGTCGCCTGTGCAGAAGCTTTGGGCGGCATAGACAGGCTCGTCTTCGCGCCCGGGCTTTCGGCTCACGGGCGTCTGCTGCTCGACCTTTCATATGACGAACTGACGGAGCATACCGCGGCGATAAACGCGCTTTTCGCGCTCTGCGGCTGCGCGCTGCCATATATGCTCGGGCGCGGGGATGCGGAAATAATCATAGCGCTGCCGCACGAAGAGGAAAACTGCATCTCGCGCATTTACCGCGCCGCGACGCGGGCCGCCGCCGAAAGCCTCGGCGAAGAGCTCGTCGGCTGCGGCGTGAACGTCAGATTAATCGGCGCAGGCCTTTAA
- a CDS encoding DNA adenine methylase — MKPLIKWPGGKSGEIEKVKDYVPKFERYFEPFFGGGAMFFFLEPPRAAVNDASPLLMEYYGLVKARDALLRELLLGYDEGFVSLYRICSERYADIYALYDEFSSRRLDGEALNAGLLAFASTLSEMLAKGAAAGLVLDEEIFAGSLAASAADKIKRTATNDAKKTFPAEDLKENLLTGFMSGFYRYFRGVCNGMKLGKTPVPSAQYRAANFYFIREYCYGSMFRYNSGGEFNIPYGGISYNAKNFRAKIDNMFSERTADVLAGADISCCDFEDFLDDAEPSKNDFIFLDPPYDTDFSDYSGRKFGRGDQRRLASLLKEARAKIMLVIKRTDFILDLYKEGFYISSFGSRYRYNVRSRNERSAEHLVITNFPL, encoded by the coding sequence ATGAAACCTTTGATAAAGTGGCCGGGCGGGAAGTCCGGCGAGATCGAAAAAGTAAAAGATTACGTTCCGAAGTTCGAAAGGTATTTCGAACCTTTTTTCGGCGGAGGCGCGATGTTCTTTTTTCTCGAGCCGCCGCGCGCGGCCGTGAACGACGCCTCTCCGCTGCTGATGGAGTATTACGGGTTGGTCAAGGCGCGCGACGCGCTGCTTCGCGAGCTGCTGCTGGGCTACGACGAAGGCTTTGTCTCGCTCTACCGCATCTGCTCAGAGCGCTATGCGGATATATACGCGCTGTACGATGAATTTTCGTCGCGGCGGTTGGACGGCGAAGCGCTGAATGCCGGGCTGCTCGCCTTCGCCTCCACCCTTTCCGAAATGCTGGCAAAGGGCGCGGCGGCAGGGCTCGTCCTCGACGAAGAAATTTTCGCGGGCTCGCTCGCGGCGTCGGCGGCCGACAAAATCAAAAGGACGGCGACGAACGACGCGAAAAAAACTTTCCCCGCCGAGGATTTGAAGGAGAATCTTCTGACCGGCTTCATGAGCGGTTTTTACCGCTACTTCCGCGGCGTCTGCAACGGGATGAAGCTCGGGAAGACACCCGTCCCGTCGGCGCAGTACAGGGCCGCGAATTTTTACTTTATCCGCGAATACTGCTACGGTTCGATGTTCCGCTACAACTCCGGCGGGGAATTCAACATCCCGTACGGCGGGATCTCGTACAACGCGAAGAATTTCAGAGCCAAGATAGATAATATGTTCAGTGAAAGGACAGCCGACGTCTTAGCCGGCGCCGATATATCGTGCTGTGATTTCGAAGATTTCCTCGACGACGCGGAGCCGTCGAAGAATGATTTCATATTCCTAGACCCTCCCTACGACACGGATTTTTCGGATTACAGCGGCAGAAAATTCGGGCGCGGCGACCAGCGGAGGCTCGCGTCGCTGCTGAAAGAGGCGCGCGCCAAAATAATGCTCGTCATCAAGAGGACCGATTTTATTCTGGATCTCTATAAAGAAGGCTTTTATATATCGTCGTTTGGCAGCCGCTACAGATATAACGTCAGGAGCAGAAACGAACGCAGCGCCGAACACCTCGTGATAACGAACTTCCCGCTTTGA
- a CDS encoding RuvC family protein yields MIAGIDPGRWKTGVAFAEGGGELLFSAIVPSEKAEVLVSAFKSGEWGALDRWGLEGEIKNIAGLTAEKIYVGGGTSSKEFTKNFPLEYITVDEYGTTLAARKIYWRLHRPRGIMKLIPTSLRTPPRNVDDLAAYAIILKACAD; encoded by the coding sequence ATGATCGCGGGAATTGACCCTGGGCGCTGGAAGACGGGCGTCGCCTTCGCCGAAGGCGGCGGCGAATTGCTCTTTTCCGCGATAGTGCCCTCTGAGAAAGCGGAGGTCCTCGTCTCGGCGTTCAAAAGCGGCGAGTGGGGCGCGCTCGATCGGTGGGGGCTTGAGGGCGAAATCAAAAATATCGCGGGACTTACCGCGGAAAAAATTTATGTCGGCGGCGGCACGTCGTCGAAAGAGTTCACGAAGAACTTTCCTCTTGAATATATAACAGTGGACGAATACGGGACGACGCTCGCCGCGCGGAAAATATACTGGCGGCTGCACAGGCCGCGCGGTATCATGAAGCTCATACCGACGTCGCTGCGCACGCCGCCGAGAAACGTAGACGACCTCGCCGCCTACGCGATAATATTAAAGGCCTGCGCCGATTAA
- a CDS encoding lysophospholipid acyltransferase family protein encodes MHKGQPLIWHSLSAFKTIVRALPHEKAVALGGALGALVAKLTPKKFREACARCEKVLGVSQERAEEIVRGAYRHFGSAAAEFARMPLVAGNIDSLVSCSGLKYVRYAVESKRGAILATAHIGNWEYGAAWLAHQGLPVNALGADQRDDRITELIRELRQAGGTKALGKAEDLKAMIGALKRGEVIAVPIDQDAKEFGVVSPFLGFPASTPTGPEKLAARLGCDVIPSFCIRRPDGVTFEMKFYPPMKGKNGAPFGRETQSDADDLNAVISREIALHPEQWMWMYPRWESVERGIFDDRGN; translated from the coding sequence ATGCATAAGGGACAGCCTCTCATCTGGCATTCGCTCAGCGCCTTCAAGACGATCGTCCGCGCGCTGCCGCACGAAAAAGCGGTGGCCTTGGGCGGCGCGCTCGGCGCTTTAGTCGCGAAGCTGACGCCGAAAAAATTCCGCGAAGCCTGCGCACGCTGCGAAAAAGTTCTCGGCGTCTCTCAGGAGCGCGCGGAGGAGATAGTTAGAGGCGCGTACCGCCACTTCGGCAGCGCGGCGGCGGAGTTCGCGCGCATGCCCCTTGTGGCTGGCAATATCGATTCTCTCGTGTCTTGCAGCGGGCTCAAATACGTGCGCTACGCGGTGGAGTCGAAGCGCGGCGCTATACTTGCGACGGCCCACATTGGCAACTGGGAGTACGGCGCGGCGTGGCTCGCGCATCAGGGGCTGCCGGTGAACGCGCTCGGCGCGGACCAGCGCGACGATAGGATCACAGAGCTGATAAGGGAGCTGCGTCAGGCCGGCGGGACTAAGGCGCTTGGCAAAGCCGAGGACCTTAAGGCGATGATAGGCGCGCTGAAGAGGGGCGAGGTCATAGCTGTACCGATAGACCAGGACGCAAAGGAGTTCGGCGTCGTTTCGCCGTTCCTTGGCTTTCCCGCTAGCACGCCGACGGGTCCCGAGAAGCTCGCCGCGCGCCTCGGCTGCGACGTGATACCCAGCTTCTGCATAAGGCGCCCTGACGGAGTGACGTTCGAAATGAAATTTTATCCGCCGATGAAGGGCAAAAACGGCGCGCCCTTCGGCAGAGAAACGCAGAGCGACGCCGACGACCTCAACGCGGTGATCTCCAGGGAGATAGCGCTTCATCCGGAGCAGTGGATGTGGATGTATCCGCGCTGGGAGTCCGTGGAGCGTGGTATCTTCGATGATCGCGGGAATTGA
- the proS gene encoding proline--tRNA ligase — MAKNITPKEKDYSQWYLDVIRAAEMADYAPVRGCMVMRPTGYAIWEMVQKYFDDAFKETGHVNAAFPLLIPQSFLSKEAEHVEGFAPECAVVTHAGGEELEEPLIIRPTSETVIGHMYSKWVQSWRDLPILINQWCNVMRWEKRPRLFLRTSEFLWQEGHTAHATKEEAVEETLRMLEVYRQVMTDDLALPVIKGEKSEGERFPGADNTYTCETMMSDKKALQAGTSHFLGQNFAKAFDIQFQDKDGSMQYAYTTSWGVSTRLIGAIIMTHSDNDGLVLPPRIAPQKAVIVPISTSGEKLEKEIMPKAAELKASLCASLGGRFTTIDTNFHMRPGDRFFSHLQKGVPLRLELGEKEFAAERLRAVRRDTGGRIDIAWSDAATAVPALLDEIQKNLCGRALEFRRANTHRAESFEEFKEILEKEGGFVEAFFGGSKEEERAIKEVTGATPRCYPFENEGERGKCFYTGREGARKAIFAKAY; from the coding sequence ATGGCAAAGAACATCACCCCCAAAGAAAAAGATTACTCGCAGTGGTACCTCGACGTCATACGCGCCGCGGAGATGGCCGACTACGCGCCTGTGCGCGGCTGCATGGTGATGCGCCCGACGGGCTACGCGATATGGGAAATGGTGCAGAAATATTTTGACGACGCGTTCAAGGAGACGGGGCACGTCAACGCGGCCTTTCCGCTCCTTATCCCACAGTCCTTCCTTTCGAAGGAGGCCGAGCACGTCGAAGGCTTTGCGCCGGAATGCGCGGTCGTGACTCACGCGGGCGGCGAGGAGCTCGAAGAGCCGCTGATCATCCGGCCGACCTCCGAGACCGTGATCGGCCACATGTACAGTAAATGGGTGCAGTCGTGGCGCGACCTGCCCATCCTCATCAACCAATGGTGCAACGTGATGCGCTGGGAGAAGCGCCCGCGCCTCTTCCTCCGTACGTCGGAATTCCTCTGGCAGGAGGGGCATACTGCGCACGCGACGAAGGAAGAGGCCGTCGAAGAGACGCTCCGCATGCTCGAGGTCTACCGCCAGGTGATGACCGACGATTTAGCGCTGCCCGTAATTAAGGGCGAAAAGAGCGAGGGCGAGCGCTTCCCCGGCGCCGACAACACCTACACCTGCGAAACGATGATGAGCGATAAAAAAGCGCTTCAGGCCGGCACGAGCCACTTCCTAGGGCAGAACTTCGCGAAGGCCTTCGATATACAGTTCCAGGACAAGGACGGCTCGATGCAGTACGCCTACACGACGAGCTGGGGCGTATCGACGCGTCTCATCGGCGCGATCATCATGACGCACTCCGACAACGACGGTCTCGTGTTGCCGCCGCGCATCGCGCCGCAGAAGGCGGTCATCGTTCCGATCTCTACGAGCGGCGAGAAGCTTGAAAAAGAGATAATGCCGAAAGCTGCGGAGCTCAAAGCGTCGCTCTGCGCGTCGCTCGGCGGGCGCTTCACAACTATCGACACGAATTTCCATATGAGGCCGGGCGACAGATTCTTCTCGCATCTGCAGAAGGGCGTGCCTCTGCGCCTCGAGCTCGGAGAAAAGGAATTCGCCGCGGAAAGGCTCCGTGCTGTGCGCCGCGACACTGGCGGAAGGATAGATATAGCGTGGAGCGACGCGGCGACGGCGGTCCCGGCGCTGCTCGACGAGATACAGAAAAATCTCTGCGGCCGCGCGCTCGAATTCCGCAGGGCCAATACGCATAGGGCCGAAAGCTTTGAAGAGTTCAAGGAAATCCTCGAAAAAGAGGGCGGCTTCGTAGAGGCCTTCTTCGGCGGTTCGAAAGAGGAGGAGAGGGCGATAAAGGAAGTGACGGGCGCCACGCCGAGATGCTATCCTTTCGAGAACGAAGGCGAGCGCGGCAAATGCTTCTACACCGGCAGAGAGGGCGCGAGAAAGGCGATATTCGCTAAGGCGTATTAA
- a CDS encoding YerC/YecD family TrpR-related protein codes for MSNKWKDEFTDQLCDSIVAITDRDEAYRFLEDVATFSEIKAFSQRLQVANLLLKGLSYPQIVQATGASTATISRVKKFVEYGSDGYRDVLRKLKDKEEALPAPDNAAAKKKK; via the coding sequence ATGTCGAACAAATGGAAAGATGAGTTTACCGATCAGCTATGCGACTCTATAGTCGCGATAACCGACAGGGACGAGGCATATCGTTTTCTCGAAGACGTGGCCACATTTTCCGAGATCAAGGCGTTCTCGCAGAGGCTCCAGGTCGCCAACCTGCTGCTAAAGGGTCTTTCCTACCCGCAGATCGTACAGGCGACCGGCGCGAGCACGGCGACGATCAGCAGAGTCAAAAAATTCGTCGAATACGGCTCCGACGGCTACCGCGACGTGCTGCGCAAGCTGAAGGATAAAGAAGAGGCACTGCCGGCGCCGGATAATGCAGCAGCAAAGAAGAAGAAATAA
- the mnmE gene encoding tRNA uridine-5-carboxymethylaminomethyl(34) synthesis GTPase MnmE produces MSEEIITAAATAWGYGGIAIVRLSGEGCVAAADKIYTSKTHKKLSEEPARYMALGTLRAPNGEPFDEVLAVRFERGKSYTGEEAAELHCHGGLAAAQRCVAELCRNGARLALPGEFTRRAFVNGRIDLAQAEAVAGIIKAQSDEALSASARALQGEFTAEIKKLTARLTELYAALEVDLDFPEEGEGFLAKEESAARLEELSRECAELCSRCRCGMLLRDGLRAAIIGAPNVGKSSLLNALLARERAIVTAVPGTTRDSIEETFICGGLPVRIIDTAGIRDTEDEVEAIGVGRSLRSMEEADIVLRVLDGAEEEGAAVLPRTDKPQIIVINKSDLPQRITKEEAEAHFPGSAVLCVSAKEGGGIAELKELILQTAAAGCDVSQSYSVSARQLECLARAKEAVDAAAEALKSAAGEDAALSCVSEGAAQLASLLGLDAGEELLDKIFSAFCVGK; encoded by the coding sequence ATGTCTGAAGAGATAATCACGGCGGCGGCCACCGCGTGGGGATACGGGGGCATAGCGATCGTCCGGCTCTCAGGCGAGGGCTGCGTCGCGGCGGCGGACAAAATTTACACTTCGAAAACGCATAAAAAACTCTCGGAGGAGCCGGCGCGCTATATGGCGCTCGGCACGCTGCGCGCGCCGAACGGCGAGCCCTTCGACGAAGTCCTGGCGGTGCGCTTCGAACGCGGGAAGAGCTACACCGGCGAGGAGGCTGCCGAGCTGCACTGCCACGGCGGCTTGGCCGCGGCGCAGCGCTGCGTCGCGGAGCTGTGCAGGAACGGCGCGCGCCTCGCGCTGCCCGGCGAATTCACCCGCCGCGCTTTCGTAAACGGCCGCATAGACTTAGCGCAGGCGGAGGCCGTCGCCGGCATAATAAAGGCGCAAAGCGACGAGGCCCTTTCCGCGTCTGCGCGCGCGCTGCAGGGAGAGTTCACCGCGGAGATAAAAAAGCTGACGGCGCGGTTGACCGAGCTCTACGCCGCGCTCGAAGTCGATCTGGACTTCCCCGAGGAGGGGGAGGGCTTCCTCGCGAAGGAGGAAAGCGCCGCGAGGCTTGAAGAGCTCTCTCGCGAGTGCGCGGAGCTCTGCTCGCGCTGCCGCTGCGGGATGCTGCTGCGCGACGGCCTTCGCGCGGCGATAATCGGCGCACCGAACGTCGGCAAGTCTTCTCTGCTGAACGCGCTGCTCGCACGTGAGCGGGCAATCGTGACGGCCGTCCCGGGCACGACGCGCGACAGCATAGAAGAGACATTCATATGCGGCGGCCTGCCGGTGCGGATAATCGACACGGCCGGCATACGCGACACGGAAGACGAAGTCGAGGCGATAGGGGTCGGCCGCTCGCTGAGGTCGATGGAAGAGGCAGACATCGTCCTGCGCGTGCTCGACGGCGCGGAAGAAGAGGGCGCGGCCGTTTTGCCGCGGACCGACAAGCCTCAGATAATAGTCATAAACAAGAGCGACCTGCCGCAGAGAATCACGAAGGAGGAGGCGGAGGCGCACTTTCCCGGCTCGGCGGTGCTTTGCGTCTCGGCAAAAGAGGGCGGCGGCATAGCCGAATTGAAGGAACTCATATTGCAGACGGCCGCGGCGGGCTGCGACGTATCTCAGAGCTACTCCGTCAGCGCAAGGCAGCTCGAATGCCTTGCGCGCGCGAAAGAGGCGGTGGACGCGGCGGCGGAAGCGCTTAAGTCGGCGGCGGGAGAGGACGCCGCGCTCTCCTGCGTTTCAGAGGGAGCGGCCCAGCTCGCTTCTCTGCTCGGGCTCGACGCCGGGGAGGAGCTGCTCGATAAAATCTTCAGCGCCTTCTGCGTCGGAAAATAG
- a CDS encoding AbrB family transcriptional regulator, with product MSSQFYTILAVVAGSAAGYKMNFPAGAMVGGLLAGLAVKAVLTLGLEPKLDWLSFLSQTLVAIVLVRGSDFSSLRDLPKYLPAAFAYSMMLLVFTLGMAWLFSHLCKMDFLTSLFATTPGGLTGIAVVAVDIGADPAISVLFNICRIVTVLIAVPILANLIVKH from the coding sequence ATGTCGTCGCAGTTTTACACTATACTCGCGGTCGTTGCGGGAAGCGCCGCAGGCTACAAAATGAATTTTCCCGCGGGGGCGATGGTCGGAGGGCTTCTTGCAGGGCTCGCGGTCAAGGCGGTGCTCACTCTCGGCCTTGAACCTAAGCTCGACTGGCTTTCTTTTCTTTCTCAGACGCTCGTCGCGATCGTGCTGGTGCGCGGCAGCGATTTCTCTTCTCTGAGGGATCTGCCGAAATATCTTCCGGCCGCTTTTGCCTACAGTATGATGTTGCTTGTCTTTACGCTCGGCATGGCGTGGCTTTTCTCGCATCTCTGCAAAATGGATTTCCTGACCTCGTTATTTGCTACGACGCCCGGCGGACTGACGGGCATCGCGGTCGTAGCGGTCGATATCGGCGCGGATCCTGCTATTTCGGTGCTTTTTAACATCTGCCGCATCGTCACAGTGCTCATCGCGGTGCCCATACTCGCTAATCTGATCGTTAAGCATTGA
- a CDS encoding RluA family pseudouridine synthase, which yields MGAEFKISADNDGRRVDRLLRTKWREVPLGVIMRAIRTGDVRLDGRKTRPDARLAEGQTLYVPWERREEASAEKLRKAQKKFPPLDTLYKDDFLWIVNKPAGLLVQPDEKGGDSLVSRALAELGWERSDYRPAALQRLDRNTSGAVIIALAGAAQRRLAELIRKRKIKKVYHAVVEGLTEELGRIDVPLKKDAAANRVSPDKEGQEAITLYRRLAEYETKSLVELLLVTGRPHQARVHLASIGHPVVGDSKYGSGRGARRPLLHARELIFPDDADLPEKLRGLSVLAPLPEDMKEYEREEK from the coding sequence ATGGGAGCGGAATTTAAGATTTCGGCCGACAACGATGGCCGCCGCGTCGACCGCCTGCTGCGCACCAAGTGGCGGGAGGTCCCGCTCGGTGTGATCATGAGGGCGATACGCACCGGCGACGTGCGGCTCGACGGCAGAAAAACGAGGCCCGACGCGCGCCTAGCAGAGGGGCAGACCCTTTACGTGCCGTGGGAGAGGCGCGAGGAGGCGTCGGCCGAAAAGCTGCGAAAAGCGCAAAAAAAATTCCCGCCGCTCGACACCCTCTATAAAGACGATTTCCTCTGGATAGTCAATAAACCGGCCGGCCTGCTCGTGCAGCCCGACGAGAAGGGGGGGGACTCCCTCGTCTCGCGCGCCTTGGCGGAGCTCGGCTGGGAGCGCTCCGACTACCGCCCCGCCGCGCTCCAGCGCCTCGACCGGAACACCAGCGGCGCCGTGATCATCGCGCTCGCAGGCGCCGCGCAGCGCCGCCTGGCGGAGCTGATAAGGAAGCGGAAAATAAAAAAGGTATACCACGCCGTCGTCGAAGGTCTGACCGAAGAGCTGGGGCGCATCGACGTTCCGTTGAAAAAGGACGCCGCGGCGAATCGCGTGAGCCCGGACAAAGAGGGGCAAGAGGCGATCACCCTTTATAGACGTCTTGCGGAGTACGAGACGAAGAGCCTCGTCGAGCTGTTGCTGGTCACGGGACGGCCTCATCAGGCGCGCGTACACCTGGCGTCGATCGGGCACCCCGTCGTCGGCGACTCGAAATACGGAAGCGGACGCGGCGCGCGGCGCCCTCTGCTTCACGCCAGAGAGTTGATTTTCCCCGACGACGCCGACCTGCCCGAGAAGCTTCGCGGGCTGAGCGTGCTCGCGCCGCTGCCTGAGGACATGAAAGAGTACGAGAGGGAGGAAAAATAA
- a CDS encoding 3'-5' exoribonuclease YhaM family protein — MAENIVINSQEIRKLPAGSAYKAFFVMSAVSQKSDKNGKPYYDVSVADSFGSLEAKVWSDAQWLDKSQAAPASDDDHLPPEKISALVGKTIGVNGKVSDFRGQLQYSFGKITLLNQEKFPPSGYLPHSPISIDELSERFNVLASGCGGEAGEFVRKVFAGEFLHKFRDWPAAVSHHHAYANGLLEHTLSVAACAKSMAERMRDSGYDVDVDIVVAGALLHDIGKLDSYSMTTVPNMTVEGALLDHVAQGYARFCELAEKHGLGEKTRVHLGHIILSHHGLREYGSPVVPATPEALIVSSADELDFKIFCWNDSVKNLTDEQPISPWNSSAQRRFWKK; from the coding sequence ATGGCGGAGAACATCGTTATAAACAGCCAGGAGATAAGAAAGTTGCCGGCGGGAAGCGCCTACAAAGCGTTTTTTGTGATGAGCGCGGTCTCGCAGAAGAGCGATAAAAACGGGAAGCCCTATTACGACGTGAGCGTCGCGGATTCCTTCGGGAGCCTCGAAGCGAAGGTGTGGTCGGACGCGCAGTGGCTCGATAAATCCCAGGCGGCTCCGGCGAGCGACGACGACCATCTGCCGCCCGAAAAAATTTCCGCCCTCGTGGGGAAGACGATCGGCGTCAACGGGAAGGTCTCTGACTTCCGTGGGCAGCTTCAGTACAGCTTCGGCAAAATCACGCTGCTCAATCAAGAAAAATTTCCGCCTTCGGGCTATCTGCCTCACTCGCCGATTTCCATAGATGAGCTGTCGGAGCGCTTCAATGTGCTTGCGTCCGGCTGCGGCGGCGAGGCCGGCGAATTCGTCAGAAAAGTGTTCGCCGGCGAATTCCTGCATAAATTCCGCGACTGGCCGGCCGCGGTGAGCCACCACCACGCTTACGCGAACGGCTTGCTCGAACACACCCTTTCAGTCGCCGCATGCGCCAAGTCGATGGCGGAGCGGATGAGGGATTCCGGCTACGACGTCGACGTCGACATCGTCGTCGCCGGAGCGCTGCTTCACGATATAGGCAAGCTCGACTCTTACAGCATGACGACCGTGCCGAACATGACCGTCGAAGGCGCTCTGCTCGACCACGTCGCGCAAGGCTACGCGAGATTCTGCGAGCTTGCGGAGAAACACGGCCTCGGCGAAAAGACGAGGGTGCATCTCGGACATATCATACTCTCGCACCACGGCCTGCGCGAATACGGCTCGCCGGTCGTTCCCGCGACGCCGGAGGCCCTTATCGTCTCCTCGGCCGACGAGCTCGACTTCAAAATTTTCTGCTGGAACGATTCGGTGAAAAATCTGACCGACGAGCAGCCGATCTCTCCGTGGAACAGCTCGGCGCAGCGCCGCTTCTGGAAAAAATAA
- a CDS encoding aminotransferase-like domain-containing protein: protein MSTVNWDARFSDIALNVKPSPIRALLKYTKTPGVISFAGGNPDPAVFPVAEFSEAAQILKREGRDVLQYGATQGYDPLKQYISKWMAARMGRETKLDEMLITTGSQEGMDLLCSVLLNDGDTIVVEGPTYPGALHAMRNRGARFLSVPCDKDGLCVDQLPGIIEEGRRNGHKIKFIYTIVNFQNPSGATLSTERRAKLLEIAGKYDLIVFEDDPYGHLRYSGEQKPTIFSMDKGGRVVYACSFSKILAPGTRVAWIVGAPEIIQKMVMIKQGTNLCTSVVAQALVYEYCRLGHLDGFLPKIVAHYAKKRDAMDKAFKKYLPSNTIYHTPDGGFFFWLQVPGVDSTKLFMKAIEKGVAFVTGPSFYPEAGKGADYMRTCFTFCQPDEIDEGAKRLAAAIKEL, encoded by the coding sequence ATGAGCACAGTAAATTGGGACGCAAGATTTTCGGATATAGCGCTGAATGTGAAGCCGTCGCCGATCCGCGCGCTTCTCAAGTACACAAAAACGCCCGGCGTCATCTCCTTCGCCGGCGGGAACCCGGATCCCGCGGTGTTTCCCGTCGCCGAATTCTCCGAGGCGGCTCAGATTCTGAAGCGCGAAGGCAGGGACGTGCTGCAGTACGGCGCCACCCAAGGTTACGACCCGCTCAAGCAGTACATCTCGAAGTGGATGGCCGCGCGCATGGGACGCGAGACGAAGCTGGACGAAATGCTCATCACCACCGGCTCGCAGGAGGGCATGGACCTTCTCTGCTCCGTTCTGCTCAACGACGGCGACACGATCGTCGTCGAGGGGCCGACCTACCCGGGCGCGCTGCACGCAATGCGCAACCGCGGCGCAAGATTCCTCTCCGTCCCCTGCGACAAAGACGGCCTCTGCGTCGACCAGCTGCCCGGAATAATCGAAGAGGGACGCAGGAACGGACATAAAATCAAATTCATCTACACGATAGTCAACTTTCAGAACCCGTCGGGCGCCACGCTCTCGACGGAGCGCCGCGCGAAACTGCTGGAGATCGCGGGAAAATACGACCTCATCGTCTTCGAGGACGACCCTTACGGACATCTCCGCTACAGCGGCGAGCAGAAGCCGACGATATTCTCGATGGACAAGGGCGGCCGCGTCGTCTACGCCTGCTCCTTCTCTAAGATACTCGCCCCCGGTACGCGCGTCGCGTGGATAGTCGGCGCGCCCGAGATCATCCAGAAGATGGTCATGATCAAGCAGGGCACGAACCTCTGCACGAGCGTTGTGGCCCAGGCCCTCGTCTACGAGTACTGCCGCCTCGGGCACTTAGACGGCTTCCTGCCGAAGATCGTCGCCCACTACGCGAAGAAGCGCGACGCGATGGACAAGGCCTTCAAGAAATACCTGCCGTCGAATACGATCTATCACACGCCGGACGGCGGCTTCTTCTTCTGGCTCCAGGTGCCCGGCGTAGACTCAACGAAACTCTTCATGAAGGCGATAGAAAAGGGCGTCGCCTTCGTAACCGGCCCCTCCTTCTATCCGGAAGCCGGCAAGGGCGCCGACTACATGCGCACCTGCTTCACCTTCTGTCAGCCGGACGAAATCGACGAGGGCGCGAAGAGGCTCGCGGCGGCGATCAAAGAGCTGTAA